A single region of the Anaerohalosphaeraceae bacterium genome encodes:
- a CDS encoding flavoprotein, with translation MAVDLSILANKKIVLGVAGGIAAYKAADLASKLTSAGAAVRTILTEAAQKLIGAKTFEALTGQPVYIDLWSAPEEFQIGHVQTADWADALVVAPATADILAKTAAGICDDLLSTTLCVCWEKPILMAPAMNTRMWTNPATRQNIQTLTARNIRFVGPAAGRLACGTEGIGRMAEPAEILEALIQLFRK, from the coding sequence ATGGCAGTGGACCTGAGCATTCTGGCGAATAAGAAAATCGTTCTCGGCGTGGCGGGCGGAATTGCGGCCTACAAGGCGGCGGATTTGGCCAGCAAACTGACCTCCGCCGGCGCGGCGGTCCGAACGATTCTCACGGAGGCCGCCCAGAAACTGATTGGGGCCAAGACGTTCGAGGCCCTCACCGGCCAGCCGGTTTATATCGACCTGTGGTCGGCACCGGAGGAGTTTCAGATCGGACATGTCCAGACGGCCGACTGGGCGGATGCGCTGGTTGTAGCACCCGCCACGGCCGACATTCTGGCCAAGACGGCCGCGGGGATTTGCGACGACCTGCTGAGCACAACCCTTTGCGTCTGCTGGGAAAAGCCGATTCTGATGGCGCCGGCAATGAACACCCGGATGTGGACGAATCCGGCTACCCGGCAGAACATCCAGACCCTCACAGCCCGAAATATCCGCTTTGTCGGGCCCGCCGCCGGCCGGCTTGCCTGCGGCACCGAAGGCATCGGGCGGATGGCCGAACCGGCGGAAATCCTCGAAGCCCTCATTCAACTCTTTCGAAAATAG
- a CDS encoding DNA-directed RNA polymerase subunit omega has translation MIEELKDTAIIKKVGGRFKLSAIIQKRLLEMMEGGRPLIENTEGMTPMEIVIEEIKQDKIAPDYGTPAEKPKKEPF, from the coding sequence ATGATTGAAGAACTCAAAGACACAGCCATTATCAAAAAGGTCGGCGGACGGTTTAAATTGTCGGCGATTATCCAGAAGCGTCTGCTGGAAATGATGGAAGGCGGGCGGCCTTTGATTGAAAACACCGAAGGAATGACGCCGATGGAAATCGTCATTGAAGAGATTAAACAGGACAAAATCGCTCCGGACTACGGCACCCCGGCGGAAAAGCCCAAGAAGGAGCCCTTTTAG
- the gmk gene encoding guanylate kinase, with protein sequence MNRPERAVMTNASNKKGKLVILSGPSGVGKTSISREIIRRLGAYFSVSLTTRTIGAGEKDGVDYHFVSKEEFERALANNELLEHACVFGNYYGTPRRPVEEALAAGRIALLEIDVDGARQVVRHFPDAITIFILPPRLEDLAKRLNARNRGEDEQARLKRLQRAQEEIAAAAREYKYRVVNDDLNKAIEEVIQIIQNETKKAGE encoded by the coding sequence TTGAATAGACCGGAACGTGCCGTCATGACGAACGCTTCCAATAAAAAAGGCAAGCTGGTGATTTTGTCCGGGCCGTCCGGCGTCGGAAAGACCTCCATCAGCCGGGAAATCATCCGGCGGCTGGGGGCCTACTTCAGCGTGTCGCTGACTACGCGGACTATCGGGGCCGGCGAAAAAGACGGTGTGGATTATCATTTTGTCTCGAAAGAAGAGTTTGAGCGGGCCCTGGCCAACAATGAACTTCTCGAGCATGCGTGCGTATTCGGGAATTATTACGGCACGCCGCGCCGGCCCGTGGAGGAGGCGCTGGCGGCCGGGCGCATCGCCCTGCTCGAAATCGACGTGGACGGTGCCCGGCAGGTTGTCCGGCATTTTCCGGATGCGATTACAATTTTCATCCTGCCGCCGCGGCTGGAGGACCTGGCCAAGCGGCTGAACGCCCGCAACCGGGGCGAGGATGAACAGGCCCGGCTCAAACGGCTCCAGCGGGCTCAGGAGGAAATTGCGGCGGCGGCCAGGGAGTACAAATACCGTGTTGTCAACGATGACCTGAACAAGGCCATCGAAGAGGTGATACAAATCATCCAAAATGAAACGAAAAAAGCAGGAGAATAA
- a CDS encoding YicC family protein: MVSSMTGFGQAAAEVDGVLYTVEIRSLNNRYLKTQLRLPDIAAFLEDDLDKLHREHFHRGSINYSLRMKNVSGQALIDIDEQALRTYMERLTALLGRDSGPFRVDLASLLTLPGIVQPSTPDLETLEKIRQTVLELTRQAFERLKETRLEEGKLLAEDLRANCAVIREKLALIRQRKDAVVEEYHQRLRKRAADLLAQAQLEMDQALLAREVAIFAERSDISEELIRLETHLNHFEACLEGDEPAGRRLDFIAQELLREANTIASKASDALIAQWVIDIKCAVDRIKEQVQNIE, translated from the coding sequence ATGGTCAGCAGTATGACAGGGTTCGGACAGGCGGCGGCGGAAGTGGACGGCGTGCTCTATACCGTCGAAATCCGCTCTCTGAATAACCGCTATCTCAAAACACAGTTGAGACTGCCGGATATCGCCGCTTTTCTCGAAGACGACCTGGACAAACTGCATCGAGAGCATTTTCATCGGGGCAGCATCAACTATTCACTGCGGATGAAAAACGTCAGCGGCCAGGCCCTGATTGACATCGATGAACAGGCCCTGCGGACCTATATGGAGCGGCTGACGGCCCTTCTCGGCCGCGACAGCGGCCCCTTTCGGGTCGATTTGGCTTCTCTGCTGACGCTGCCCGGGATTGTTCAGCCGAGCACACCGGATTTGGAAACGCTCGAGAAAATCCGTCAGACGGTGCTGGAGTTGACCCGGCAGGCCTTTGAACGGCTCAAAGAAACGCGGCTGGAGGAAGGCAAGCTGCTGGCGGAGGACCTGCGGGCCAACTGTGCGGTCATCCGGGAAAAACTGGCCCTGATTCGGCAGCGCAAGGACGCCGTGGTGGAAGAATACCACCAGCGGCTTCGCAAACGGGCGGCGGACCTTCTGGCTCAGGCCCAGCTGGAGATGGACCAGGCCCTGCTGGCCCGCGAGGTGGCCATCTTTGCGGAGCGGTCGGATATCTCGGAGGAATTGATACGCCTCGAAACGCATCTGAACCATTTTGAGGCATGCCTGGAGGGGGATGAGCCGGCCGGACGCCGGCTGGATTTTATCGCACAGGAACTGCTGCGTGAGGCCAACACCATCGCCAGCAAGGCCTCGGACGCCCTGATTGCTCAGTGGGTAATCGACATCAAATGCGCCGTGGACCGCATCAAGGAACAGGTGCAGAACATTGAATAG
- the secG gene encoding preprotein translocase subunit SecG — protein MVMTLAMMSFLMNVLMVLFILTAILLILIILIQKGKGGGLGAMFGGMGASSLLGSKTGDVLTWITIGLVSLFLVLGVLLDKTLKSQVREQPSVPPASSAPSSGPETPAAEAPATSEQPAAPAAPTAETPAPAAPAAPQAAQPSSQTPPAQNP, from the coding sequence ATGGTCATGACGCTTGCAATGATGTCGTTTCTGATGAACGTCCTGATGGTGCTGTTTATTCTGACCGCTATCCTGCTGATTCTGATTATTCTGATTCAGAAAGGCAAAGGCGGAGGACTGGGTGCGATGTTCGGCGGGATGGGGGCTTCCAGTCTGCTCGGTTCGAAGACCGGTGATGTTCTGACGTGGATTACTATCGGCCTGGTTTCGCTGTTTCTGGTGCTGGGCGTACTGCTCGACAAAACACTCAAGAGCCAAGTCCGCGAGCAGCCTTCGGTACCGCCGGCTTCTTCCGCACCGAGCAGCGGCCCGGAAACACCGGCTGCAGAAGCGCCGGCCACTTCCGAACAGCCGGCCGCACCAGCCGCACCGACGGCCGAGACACCGGCTCCGGCGGCACCGGCTGCACCCCAAGCGGCCCAGCCGTCTTCGCAAACTCCTCCTGCCCAAAATCCGTAA
- the tpiA gene encoding triose-phosphate isomerase — translation MRTLFLAGNWKMNTNSATSVNLAAGLVRELAPIQNVRIAVCPPFIYLQSVAAALSASQIELGAQDVYYEGNGAFTGEISCEMLKDCGCTYVIIGHSERRHILGESDRLINLKIKAAVTAGLKPIFCVGELLEERDNGKTFDVVEQQIRKGLEGLSAEQVKTITIAYEPVWAIGTGRNATPQQAQEVHERIRRQLKETYGAELAEKMTIQYGGSAKPANTAELLAQPDVDGLLVGGASLKVEDFAAMVKTAAALKK, via the coding sequence ATGAGAACCTTGTTCCTGGCCGGGAACTGGAAGATGAACACAAACAGTGCTACGTCCGTGAATCTGGCGGCTGGCCTGGTTCGTGAACTGGCGCCGATTCAGAATGTCCGCATTGCTGTCTGCCCTCCGTTTATCTATCTGCAGTCGGTGGCGGCGGCCCTGAGCGCTTCCCAGATCGAACTGGGGGCTCAGGATGTCTATTACGAAGGCAATGGGGCTTTCACCGGTGAAATCAGCTGCGAGATGCTCAAGGACTGCGGCTGCACATACGTCATCATCGGCCATTCCGAACGCCGGCACATTCTCGGAGAAAGCGACCGGCTGATTAACCTGAAAATCAAGGCCGCGGTCACCGCGGGTCTGAAACCGATTTTCTGCGTGGGTGAACTGCTCGAAGAACGAGACAACGGCAAAACGTTCGATGTGGTCGAACAGCAGATTCGAAAAGGTTTGGAAGGACTCTCCGCCGAACAGGTCAAAACGATCACGATTGCCTATGAACCGGTCTGGGCCATCGGCACCGGCCGCAATGCTACACCCCAGCAGGCTCAGGAGGTCCACGAACGCATCCGCCGTCAATTGAAGGAAACCTACGGGGCGGAACTGGCGGAAAAAATGACCATTCAGTACGGCGGGTCCGCCAAACCGGCCAACACCGCTGAACTGCTTGCCCAGCCGGATGTGGACGGCCTGCTGGTCGGGGGGGCCAGCCTGAAAGTGGAAGATTTTGCGGCGATGGTAAAAACCGCCGCCGCTCTCAAAAAATAA
- the pheA gene encoding prephenate dehydratase — translation MTLEELRKQIDAIDEKLVELINQRAQIAVEIGKLKKGRNDPVYVPHREKEVLDKIAALNKGPLPNKALFAVWREIMSGSFCLEQPLRIGFLGPKGSFSHNAAILKFGQSVDYEALADIRAIFEEVSKGHCQFGIVPIENSAGGGVRESLDAFIETDVMVCAEVHMAIHHNLMANCPMAQITKIYSQPEVFAQCRNWLAATFKDAQTIPVASSSRAAQLAAEEPGAAAIASAIAAEIYGLKILCEDIEDIASNVTRFLIIGKQDAQPTGDDKTIILFSTAHRTGALVDVLNVFKEYNINMTNIGSRPNKKREWEYYFFVDFLGHRQDENVRKALEEAKKHCLQLSVLGSFPRNTVVL, via the coding sequence ATGACGTTAGAGGAATTAAGAAAGCAGATTGATGCAATCGACGAAAAACTCGTCGAGTTAATCAATCAGCGCGCACAAATCGCCGTCGAAATCGGCAAGCTCAAAAAGGGCCGAAATGACCCGGTTTACGTACCGCATCGGGAAAAAGAGGTACTGGACAAAATCGCGGCACTGAACAAAGGCCCCCTTCCCAACAAAGCCCTGTTTGCGGTCTGGCGGGAAATCATGAGCGGCTCATTCTGTCTGGAACAGCCGCTTCGAATCGGCTTTCTGGGGCCCAAGGGCAGCTTCAGCCACAACGCCGCCATCTTAAAGTTCGGCCAGAGCGTCGATTATGAAGCCCTGGCCGACATTCGCGCTATCTTCGAAGAGGTCAGCAAGGGGCACTGTCAGTTCGGAATCGTACCGATTGAAAATTCCGCCGGCGGCGGGGTTCGGGAATCGCTCGATGCCTTCATTGAAACAGACGTGATGGTCTGTGCAGAAGTGCATATGGCAATTCACCATAATTTAATGGCGAACTGCCCGATGGCCCAGATTACCAAAATCTATTCCCAGCCGGAGGTTTTTGCTCAGTGCCGCAACTGGCTGGCCGCTACTTTCAAGGATGCCCAGACGATTCCCGTGGCCTCTTCCTCCAGAGCCGCCCAGCTGGCTGCCGAAGAACCCGGAGCCGCTGCCATTGCCTCGGCCATCGCCGCGGAAATATACGGGCTGAAAATCCTCTGCGAGGATATTGAGGACATCGCCAGCAATGTCACGCGGTTTTTGATTATCGGCAAGCAGGATGCCCAGCCGACGGGCGATGACAAGACCATCATTCTGTTCAGCACGGCCCACCGAACCGGAGCACTCGTGGATGTGCTGAACGTTTTCAAGGAATACAATATTAATATGACCAATATCGGCTCGCGGCCCAACAAAAAACGCGAGTGGGAATATTACTTTTTCGTGGACTTCCTCGGACACCGGCAGGATGAAAATGTCCGCAAGGCGCTCGAGGAGGCCAAAAAGCATTGCCTGCAGCTGTCGGTACTGGGCAGTTTTCCGCGCAACACCGTTGTTCTGTAG
- a CDS encoding methylated-DNA--[protein]-cysteine S-methyltransferase, which translates to MALYYSLFKTRWGWFGVLGDENTLFRTSLPLRNRRSAFASLLSGVDAKHEPNYRKDIQKAIQEYFEGKYIDFVWVPVCLGGLTDFQKRVLWVLKSIAYGKTITYSSLAAQSGFAKASRAVGRVLAANPLPLIIPCHRVVCSDGKLGGFSAEGGVEMKRRLLRLENPFCPAY; encoded by the coding sequence ATGGCTCTATATTATTCGTTATTCAAAACGCGCTGGGGTTGGTTTGGGGTTTTGGGGGACGAAAATACTCTCTTTCGTACCTCCCTGCCTTTAAGGAACCGGCGAAGCGCTTTCGCATCTTTGCTGAGCGGAGTGGATGCGAAACACGAACCCAATTATAGGAAAGATATCCAAAAGGCTATACAGGAGTATTTCGAGGGTAAATATATTGATTTCGTCTGGGTGCCGGTTTGTCTGGGGGGGTTGACTGATTTTCAAAAAAGGGTTCTTTGGGTCTTAAAGAGTATAGCGTATGGAAAAACAATTACTTACAGCTCCCTCGCTGCTCAATCGGGTTTTGCGAAAGCATCTCGAGCGGTAGGCCGAGTGCTCGCGGCGAATCCATTGCCGCTGATTATTCCTTGTCATCGAGTCGTTTGTTCAGACGGCAAACTGGGCGGTTTTTCCGCCGAAGGAGGAGTTGAGATGAAAAGAAGACTCCTTCGTTTGGAAAATCCTTTCTGCCCGGCATATTGA
- a CDS encoding nitrite/sulfite reductase, translating into MGQPYSQENNRLPQEPQRLWGTYPQKQEGLWMQRLPILGGRITWQQWRAVAELAERFTPDTPLHLTIRQDIELHNVRQTDVPALYEELDRAGLCPYGACGDSIRNITVSPGCDLHPDDFDLLPAARLLHQGLNEQTAGRMLPRKFKISLCGLCDNRGAPYLSDLGFLVQPDGTFRVIGAGSLGPIPRTGMDLYEQVPAEAVLPLAAAALEMFIELGERNNRSRARLRHVRERLGDEPFRKELDRRFQTLFRRQSWPSMPLPRGRSGYRRLYTLQPPRGDLPARAALELARAAQSAGAVLRITLSHSQELYGDVPFPLPASLKPFADLPCVVACPGADSCPRALADAKKIGIQIQQTAVLRSARRQVAVSGCPNGCAQSAAADIGLIGRRKTLNGWQQECFDVYLNGGQGQSSLLGQKTETVPSDQIESWLRNYLEQTQTSERVIRLSGPAATPDARPARGSGG; encoded by the coding sequence ATGGGACAGCCGTATTCACAGGAGAACAACCGTTTGCCGCAGGAACCCCAGCGTCTTTGGGGCACCTACCCGCAAAAGCAGGAGGGGCTCTGGATGCAGCGACTCCCGATTTTAGGCGGCCGAATCACCTGGCAGCAGTGGCGGGCGGTTGCCGAACTGGCGGAGCGGTTTACGCCGGATACGCCGCTGCATCTGACAATCCGGCAGGATATTGAGCTGCACAATGTCCGCCAGACCGATGTGCCTGCCCTGTATGAGGAACTGGACCGGGCGGGTCTGTGCCCCTATGGGGCCTGCGGCGACTCGATTCGAAATATTACCGTTTCGCCGGGCTGCGACCTGCATCCGGACGATTTTGACCTGCTGCCGGCGGCCCGGCTGCTTCATCAGGGGCTGAATGAACAGACGGCCGGTCGGATGCTGCCGCGAAAGTTCAAAATCAGTTTGTGCGGGCTGTGCGACAATCGAGGGGCGCCCTACCTCAGCGATTTGGGATTTCTTGTTCAGCCGGACGGGACCTTTCGGGTCATCGGAGCCGGCTCCCTGGGGCCGATACCCCGGACCGGCATGGACCTATATGAACAGGTGCCTGCGGAAGCGGTTCTGCCGCTGGCGGCGGCGGCTCTGGAGATGTTTATCGAATTGGGCGAGCGGAACAACCGTTCCCGGGCACGGCTGCGGCACGTTCGGGAGCGGTTGGGAGATGAGCCGTTTCGAAAGGAACTGGACCGGCGATTCCAGACGCTTTTCCGTCGGCAGAGCTGGCCGTCCATGCCGCTGCCGCGCGGACGCAGCGGATACCGGCGGCTTTATACCCTCCAGCCGCCCAGAGGCGATTTGCCGGCCCGGGCGGCGCTGGAACTGGCTCGAGCCGCTCAATCGGCGGGAGCCGTTCTGCGGATTACTCTCTCTCACAGCCAGGAATTATATGGGGACGTCCCATTTCCGCTCCCCGCTTCCCTGAAACCATTTGCGGACCTGCCGTGCGTGGTTGCCTGCCCCGGAGCGGACAGCTGCCCGAGAGCCTTGGCGGATGCCAAAAAAATCGGAATACAAATCCAGCAGACAGCGGTCCTTCGTTCCGCCAGACGGCAGGTCGCCGTCTCCGGCTGTCCGAACGGCTGTGCCCAAAGCGCCGCGGCCGACATCGGGCTGATTGGACGGCGAAAGACCCTGAACGGCTGGCAGCAGGAGTGCTTCGATGTGTATCTGAACGGCGGACAGGGGCAATCTTCACTGCTGGGGCAGAAGACGGAAACTGTTCCGTCGGACCAGATTGAATCCTGGCTCCGAAACTATCTGGAACAGACGCAGACCAGCGAACGGGTTATTCGCTTATCAGGCCCGGCAGCAACTCCGGATGCTCGACCTGCTCGAGGGTCTGGCGGATGA
- a CDS encoding GTP-binding protein — translation MTTALSSAGHFLSGRNRQQMNIVVIGHVDHGKSTLIGRLLADTGSLPKGKLEAVQAYCARNAKPFEYAFLLDALKEEQTQGITIDTARCFFKSSRREYIIIDAPGHVEFLKNMISGAARAEAALLLIDAREGIRENSRRHGYLLSLLGIRQIAVAVNKMDLTDYRRDVFEAIQKDYTAFLQQVHLQPRFFIPVSARFGDNLCTRSARMCWYDGPTVLEAMGRFEKEPPGLEKPFRFPVQDVYKFTEEGDDRRIAAGRVETGTVRVGDEVIFLPSGKRSRIASIEGFNRPPQTEAYAGQSTGFTLTEQIYIPPNQILCRADQPAARTGTCLKVNLFWMGRQPMVRGKRYKLKLAAARETVWLREIYTVLDAADLSTDSSRTQIERHDTAEYLLETFRPVAFDVVSDIAQTGRFVIIDNYEIAGGGIILDALSAERDLISEHVRKRQKYWQRSRIQSQNRSDRYKQNAALVLLCGPAGIGKSEIAKTLEERLFDAGRMVYYLGLDNSLLGVDSDLQTTDERDEYIRRLGEIAHLFTDAGLILITTISHLDDYELQAIRTLNQPYPCLVVAIGPHQLAQAQPDLHIEKPADVPEVIEKIKCLLTREHYLLEYHL, via the coding sequence ATGACGACGGCATTATCCTCCGCCGGACATTTTTTATCCGGACGGAACCGACAGCAGATGAATATTGTTGTAATCGGGCATGTCGATCACGGAAAAAGCACGCTGATTGGACGGCTTCTGGCCGATACCGGTTCGCTGCCCAAGGGAAAACTGGAAGCTGTTCAGGCCTATTGCGCCCGCAACGCCAAACCCTTTGAGTATGCTTTTCTGCTGGATGCGCTGAAAGAGGAGCAGACTCAGGGCATCACCATCGACACGGCCCGATGCTTTTTCAAATCGTCCCGACGGGAATACATTATCATTGATGCCCCCGGTCATGTCGAATTTCTCAAGAATATGATTTCCGGTGCGGCCCGGGCGGAAGCGGCGCTGCTGCTGATTGACGCCAGAGAGGGAATCCGGGAAAACTCCCGCCGCCACGGTTATCTGCTGAGCCTGCTGGGAATTCGCCAGATTGCTGTGGCCGTCAACAAAATGGATTTAACAGACTATCGCCGAGATGTCTTTGAGGCAATACAAAAAGACTATACGGCGTTTCTGCAGCAGGTTCACCTTCAGCCGCGTTTTTTCATTCCGGTCAGCGCCCGCTTCGGGGACAATCTGTGCACGCGTTCGGCGCGGATGTGCTGGTATGACGGCCCGACGGTTTTGGAGGCGATGGGCCGTTTTGAAAAAGAGCCCCCCGGCCTCGAGAAGCCCTTTCGGTTTCCGGTGCAGGACGTTTACAAGTTTACCGAGGAAGGTGATGACCGCCGGATTGCGGCCGGGCGTGTGGAAACCGGAACTGTCCGAGTGGGCGATGAGGTTATTTTTTTGCCGTCTGGCAAACGGTCCCGGATTGCTTCCATCGAAGGATTTAATCGGCCGCCGCAGACGGAAGCCTATGCAGGCCAATCCACCGGATTTACACTCACCGAACAGATTTACATTCCGCCCAATCAGATTCTCTGCCGGGCCGACCAGCCGGCCGCCCGGACCGGAACCTGTCTGAAGGTCAATCTGTTCTGGATGGGCCGGCAGCCCATGGTCAGGGGCAAACGATACAAACTCAAGCTGGCGGCCGCACGGGAAACCGTCTGGCTGCGGGAGATTTACACCGTACTGGATGCAGCCGACCTGAGCACAGACAGCAGCCGAACTCAGATTGAACGGCATGATACGGCCGAATATCTGCTGGAAACCTTTCGGCCGGTCGCCTTTGATGTGGTTTCGGACATTGCCCAGACCGGACGCTTTGTGATTATCGACAACTATGAAATCGCCGGCGGCGGCATCATTCTGGATGCTCTCTCCGCCGAACGAGATCTAATTTCCGAACATGTCCGGAAACGGCAGAAGTACTGGCAGCGGAGCCGAATTCAATCTCAGAATCGGTCTGACCGTTATAAGCAGAATGCCGCGCTGGTTCTGCTGTGCGGACCGGCGGGCATCGGAAAATCCGAAATTGCCAAGACCCTCGAAGAACGGCTCTTTGACGCCGGCAGAATGGTCTATTATCTGGGACTGGACAACTCTCTGCTCGGTGTCGATTCCGATTTGCAGACGACGGATGAGCGGGATGAATACATCCGCCGGCTCGGCGAAATCGCTCACTTGTTCACAGATGCCGGTCTGATTCTGATTACCACCATTAGTCATCTGGATGACTATGAACTTCAGGCGATACGCACGCTTAATCAGCCGTACCCTTGCCTGGTTGTGGCGATCGGTCCCCACCAGCTGGCCCAGGCCCAGCCTGACCTGCACATCGAAAAGCCGGCTGATGTTCCGGAGGTGATAGAGAAAATCAAATGTCTGCTGACTCGTGAACACTATCTGCTCGAGTATCATTTGTAG
- the cysD gene encoding sulfate adenylyltransferase subunit CysD, protein MDHLDELESQSIYIFREAYRSFKDLVMLWSIGKDSTVLLWLARKAFFGHVPFPLMHIDTSFKIPEMIEYRDRFARQWKLKLIVGMNREALESRQTFPDGAVSRLQCCAALKTEALKNALSGRWPRRVLDPDSGEFYTVENGAPFTGVIVGARADEEGSRSKERYFSPRGQESDWEISDQPPELWNQFKTDFAPGTHVRIHPLLDWTELNIWEYIQREHIPVVSLYFDRGDGKRYRSLGCWPCTAPVESTAKTVAEIIEELRSGKFANIAERSGRQQDKEDGSGLETLRRSGYM, encoded by the coding sequence ATGGATCATCTGGATGAACTTGAATCGCAAAGCATCTATATTTTTCGAGAGGCCTACCGGTCCTTCAAGGACCTGGTGATGCTCTGGTCCATCGGCAAGGACAGCACGGTTCTGCTGTGGCTGGCGCGCAAGGCCTTTTTCGGCCATGTTCCGTTTCCGCTGATGCACATTGATACCTCTTTTAAAATCCCGGAAATGATCGAGTACCGCGACCGGTTTGCCCGTCAGTGGAAGCTGAAGCTGATTGTCGGGATGAATCGAGAAGCCCTGGAGAGCCGGCAAACCTTTCCCGACGGAGCCGTCAGCCGTCTGCAGTGCTGTGCAGCGCTGAAAACCGAGGCCCTGAAAAACGCCCTCAGCGGCCGATGGCCCCGACGGGTGCTGGACCCGGACAGCGGGGAATTTTATACGGTCGAAAACGGTGCCCCGTTTACCGGTGTGATCGTCGGGGCCCGCGCTGATGAAGAAGGCAGCCGCAGCAAAGAACGGTATTTCTCCCCGCGGGGGCAGGAAAGTGACTGGGAGATCAGCGACCAGCCGCCCGAACTGTGGAATCAATTTAAAACGGATTTCGCTCCCGGAACGCATGTTCGGATTCATCCGCTGCTGGACTGGACCGAGCTGAACATCTGGGAGTACATCCAGCGGGAACATATCCCGGTTGTTTCGCTGTATTTTGATCGGGGTGACGGGAAGCGCTACCGCTCTCTCGGGTGCTGGCCGTGCACGGCCCCTGTTGAATCGACGGCGAAAACCGTGGCGGAGATTATCGAGGAGCTTCGAAGCGGAAAATTCGCCAACATTGCTGAACGGTCCGGACGACAGCAGGACAAGGAAGACGGCAGCGGATTAGAGACCCTCCGCCGGAGCGGATATATGTAA
- a CDS encoding phosphoadenylyl-sulfate reductase yields MKAKEIMDSLLEEIRRKTQHQPPQEILRTALEFFGSRIALATSFGAEDQVLTDMLCRLQQTPAVFTLDTGRLPQETYEVWEETEKRYGIRIEGLFPDFRQVEAMTAEHGINLFYQSVELRRLCCRIRKIEPLKRKLSCLDAWICGLRREQSQTRSSVESVQRDEQFGLMKISPLAEWSGEQVWEHIRTHRVPYNKLHDRGYPSIGCACCTRAVSAGQDPRSGRWWWENPEQKECGLHWNQVCLNRR; encoded by the coding sequence TTGAAGGCGAAAGAAATCATGGATTCCCTTCTCGAAGAAATCCGTCGAAAAACGCAGCACCAGCCCCCGCAGGAGATTCTGCGGACAGCCCTGGAATTTTTTGGCAGCCGTATTGCTTTGGCGACCAGTTTTGGTGCGGAGGATCAGGTCCTGACGGATATGTTGTGCCGTCTTCAGCAGACTCCGGCGGTCTTTACCCTGGATACCGGACGCCTGCCTCAGGAGACTTATGAGGTCTGGGAGGAAACGGAAAAACGGTACGGCATTCGGATTGAAGGGCTGTTTCCGGATTTTCGCCAAGTTGAAGCGATGACGGCCGAACATGGAATCAATCTGTTCTATCAAAGCGTTGAGTTGCGCAGGCTGTGCTGCCGAATCCGCAAGATTGAACCGCTGAAGCGGAAACTGTCTTGCCTGGATGCCTGGATTTGCGGCCTTCGTCGAGAACAGTCGCAGACCCGAAGCTCTGTAGAGAGTGTGCAGCGGGACGAACAGTTCGGTCTGATGAAAATCAGCCCGCTGGCCGAATGGAGCGGTGAACAGGTCTGGGAGCATATTCGCACGCATCGGGTTCCCTACAACAAACTCCACGACCGGGGATACCCGAGCATCGGCTGTGCCTGCTGTACCCGAGCGGTATCAGCGGGGCAGGATCCGCGTTCCGGACGCTGGTGGTGGGAAAACCCTGAGCAGAAAGAATGCGGACTGCACTGGAATCAAGTCTGCCTGAATCGGAGATAA
- a CDS encoding DUF2061 domain-containing protein, giving the protein METHYRSVLKAVSYRLTGTVVTIFTAWVVTGYPDSALKIGLLDILIKVLVFYCHERLWNRVPIGKLKAPEYEI; this is encoded by the coding sequence ATGGAAACACATTACCGCAGTGTATTGAAAGCCGTCAGCTACCGCCTGACCGGAACGGTCGTCACCATATTCACCGCGTGGGTGGTCACGGGGTATCCCGATTCGGCCCTGAAAATCGGTCTGCTGGACATTCTCATTAAGGTTCTTGTCTTCTACTGTCACGAACGATTGTGGAACCGCGTTCCTATCGGAAAACTGAAAGCCCCGGAATATGAAATTTGA